In Salisediminibacterium beveridgei, one DNA window encodes the following:
- the galT gene encoding UDP-glucose--hexose-1-phosphate uridylyltransferase: MEGTVNELISYALDRDLVREEDIVYTKNSLLALLKLEEADTDGFEPMSEIRPLHEILDELLDDAYSRGLLEDNTTTVRDLFDTKLMGGLTDRPSHVIRTFKAIQEDEGMEAATAWFYAYSQDVHYIRRERIAKNRTWKTATEYGALDITVNLSKPEKDPKEIAKAKKASQANYPLCLLCKENEGYAGRLNHPARQNLRLIPVTLAGDPWYVQFSPYVYYHEHAIVLSSAHEPMKIRRKTFERLLDFVEQYPHYFIGSNADLPIVGGSILSHDHYQAGKYEFPMARAEVEDTMTLERFEGVEVGRVKWPMSVLRVQGASKAAVIMASEHILNAWREYTDESVDVRAETKGTPHHTITPIARKRDGRFELDLVLRDNQTSDQHPMGIYHPHEEVHHIKKENIGLIEVMGLAVLPGRLDNELEQLQEAMRSKEPSRAILENEAIAKHHDWAMGILNRHPSFDGENGKVLLQEEVGQVFRKILHHSGVFKRDKKGQEAFKTFMNCLQ; this comes from the coding sequence ATGGAAGGCACAGTAAATGAACTGATCAGCTATGCGTTGGATCGTGATTTGGTCCGTGAGGAAGACATTGTGTACACGAAGAACAGCCTTCTGGCACTATTGAAGTTGGAAGAAGCGGATACAGACGGATTCGAGCCGATGTCAGAGATTCGCCCTCTCCATGAAATTCTGGATGAACTGTTGGATGACGCCTATTCACGGGGGCTCCTGGAAGACAACACCACAACCGTGAGGGATCTTTTTGATACGAAGCTGATGGGGGGGTTGACCGACCGTCCATCACACGTGATCAGGACGTTCAAAGCCATTCAGGAAGACGAAGGAATGGAAGCGGCTACGGCCTGGTTTTATGCATACAGCCAGGATGTTCATTACATTCGCCGGGAGCGGATTGCGAAGAACCGCACCTGGAAGACGGCAACGGAATATGGCGCCCTGGACATTACGGTGAACTTGTCGAAGCCGGAGAAGGATCCGAAGGAAATTGCCAAGGCAAAAAAAGCGAGCCAGGCGAACTATCCGCTCTGTCTCTTATGTAAGGAAAACGAAGGCTACGCAGGCCGTCTGAACCATCCGGCCAGGCAGAACCTGCGCTTAATCCCGGTGACTCTTGCAGGGGATCCGTGGTATGTGCAGTTCTCTCCCTATGTGTATTATCACGAGCATGCCATCGTGCTCTCGTCGGCCCATGAACCGATGAAGATCCGCCGGAAGACGTTTGAACGGCTCCTGGATTTTGTGGAACAGTATCCCCACTACTTCATTGGCTCCAATGCGGATCTACCGATTGTCGGGGGCTCCATCTTGAGTCACGATCACTATCAGGCCGGGAAATATGAATTTCCCATGGCCCGGGCTGAAGTCGAAGATACGATGACCCTGGAGCGTTTTGAAGGAGTGGAAGTGGGCCGCGTCAAGTGGCCGATGAGCGTATTACGGGTTCAGGGAGCATCGAAAGCAGCGGTCATTATGGCCAGTGAACATATCCTGAACGCGTGGCGTGAGTACACCGACGAATCCGTGGATGTTCGTGCCGAAACGAAAGGCACGCCGCATCACACGATCACCCCGATTGCGAGAAAACGGGACGGCCGGTTTGAATTGGACCTCGTCCTCCGGGATAATCAGACCAGTGATCAACATCCGATGGGGATCTATCACCCGCACGAAGAAGTGCATCACATCAAGAAGGAAAACATCGGACTGATCGAAGTAATGGGGCTCGCAGTCTTGCCGGGACGCCTGGACAATGAATTGGAACAACTTCAAGAAGCAATGAGGTCCAAAGAACCATCCCGGGCTATTCTGGAAAACGAAGCCATTGCCAAACACCATGACTGGGCAATGGGCATTCTGAATCGCCACCCGTCCTTTGATGGTGAAAATGGAAAGGTTCTGCTTCAGGAAGAAGTGGGACAGGTCTTCCGGAAAATCCTTCATCACAGCGGGGTATTTAAACGCGATAAAAAGGGACAGGAAGCCTTTAAAACATTCATGAATTGTCTGCAGTAA
- the galE gene encoding UDP-glucose 4-epimerase GalE: protein MAVLVCGGAGYIGSHAVADLLEANEDVVVVDNLQTGHRGAVLDEAKFYNVDLRDAEALEQVFTENNIESVMHFAADSLVGVSMNEPLAYYDNNVYGALCLLKKMKEHDVKRIVFSSTAAAYGEPDEVPITEQMVTNPTNPYGETKLAIEKMMKWADQAHDLKYVVLRYFNVAGAHPVVDIGEDHRPETHLIPIILQVALGQREKIMVFGDDYKTPDGTCIRDYIHVNDLIQAHIKALNYLRKGGTSDVFNLGNGSGFSVQEVIDTVEKVTGREIPRELAPRRAGDPAQLIASSDKAKQILGWQPKRADLATIISTAWAWHQRHPEGYQEGV from the coding sequence ATGGCAGTATTGGTATGTGGAGGGGCAGGGTATATCGGCAGTCACGCAGTGGCGGATTTGTTGGAAGCCAATGAAGATGTGGTGGTCGTGGACAACTTACAGACGGGACACAGAGGTGCGGTACTGGACGAAGCGAAGTTTTACAACGTGGATCTTCGGGATGCGGAGGCGCTGGAGCAGGTATTTACGGAGAACAACATTGAATCGGTCATGCATTTTGCTGCGGATTCCCTTGTCGGCGTGAGCATGAATGAACCGCTGGCGTATTATGATAACAACGTCTACGGGGCACTGTGCCTGTTGAAGAAGATGAAAGAACATGACGTGAAACGGATTGTCTTCTCTTCAACGGCAGCGGCTTACGGGGAACCTGACGAAGTACCGATCACAGAACAAATGGTGACGAACCCGACCAACCCTTACGGCGAAACGAAACTCGCCATTGAAAAGATGATGAAATGGGCAGATCAGGCCCACGACTTGAAATATGTGGTCCTTCGTTACTTCAACGTGGCCGGTGCCCATCCTGTTGTGGATATCGGCGAAGACCACCGTCCGGAAACCCACCTGATTCCAATCATTCTTCAGGTCGCTCTCGGACAACGGGAGAAGATCATGGTGTTCGGAGATGACTACAAAACACCCGACGGCACGTGCATCCGTGATTACATCCACGTCAACGATCTGATTCAGGCGCACATCAAAGCATTGAACTATCTGAGAAAAGGTGGCACATCCGATGTCTTCAACCTCGGCAACGGCAGCGGGTTCAGTGTGCAGGAAGTGATCGATACCGTTGAAAAAGTGACGGGCAGGGAAATCCCTCGGGAGCTTGCCCCGAGACGGGCGGGTGATCCGGCTCAGCTGATTGCTTCCTCGGACAAGGCGAAACAGATTCTTGGCTGGCAGCCCAAGCGGGCGGATCTGGCCACGATCATTTCTACAGCCTGGGCGTGGCATCAGCGCCACCCTGAAGGCTATCAGGAGGGGGTGTAA
- a CDS encoding galactokinase yields MKQHLEKGFQKIYKQDTKGVRFFFAPGRVNLIGEHIDYNGGYVFPCALDVGTYVAILPRADQEIRFYSENFPSMGIVKGQLDDLTYRKADDWVSYAKGVLSMFNEQGYTGANGFDAYVFGNIPNGAGLSSSASIELAFAVAWDALNAFQMDRVSMVKLCQKAENEYIGVNCGIMDQFAIGFGKVDHALLLDCDTLDYEYAKLKLDGMKIVIANTNKRRGLADSKYNERRQECETALEELKTETEIQYLCDLDEASFQKHEEAIQDPVRKKRARHAVTENERTQKAFHALNAGDITEFGELMNASHVSLRDDYEVTGKELDAMVEAAWQEDSVIGARMTGAGFGGCTVNLVKEDGLEDTVHRISERYHQATGIEPKFYTVTTGDGAKEL; encoded by the coding sequence ATGAAACAACATTTAGAGAAGGGATTTCAAAAAATTTATAAACAGGATACAAAGGGGGTGCGATTCTTTTTTGCACCGGGCCGGGTCAATTTGATCGGCGAGCATATTGACTACAACGGCGGATACGTCTTCCCGTGTGCTTTGGATGTGGGGACCTATGTGGCCATATTGCCACGTGCGGACCAGGAGATCCGCTTCTATTCAGAGAATTTCCCGAGTATGGGGATTGTGAAAGGGCAACTGGACGACCTGACGTATCGAAAAGCGGATGACTGGGTCAGTTATGCAAAGGGCGTTCTGTCTATGTTTAACGAACAGGGATATACCGGTGCGAATGGCTTTGACGCGTATGTATTCGGCAATATTCCCAATGGTGCCGGTCTCTCCTCATCAGCATCTATTGAACTGGCTTTTGCCGTTGCGTGGGATGCTTTGAATGCTTTTCAGATGGACCGGGTCAGCATGGTCAAGCTCTGTCAGAAGGCAGAGAACGAGTACATCGGAGTGAACTGCGGCATTATGGATCAGTTCGCCATCGGATTCGGGAAAGTGGACCATGCTCTTTTGCTTGATTGTGATACATTGGATTATGAATATGCAAAACTGAAACTCGATGGCATGAAAATCGTGATTGCCAATACGAATAAGCGCCGGGGACTGGCGGATTCCAAATACAATGAACGGCGGCAGGAATGTGAGACAGCTTTGGAGGAACTGAAAACCGAAACGGAGATTCAGTATTTATGCGATCTCGATGAAGCATCGTTCCAGAAACACGAGGAGGCGATTCAGGATCCTGTTCGTAAAAAGCGAGCGCGGCATGCGGTGACGGAAAATGAACGAACCCAAAAAGCATTTCATGCCTTAAATGCTGGGGACATCACAGAATTCGGTGAGCTGATGAACGCTTCACATGTGTCCCTTCGTGACGATTATGAAGTAACAGGGAAAGAACTGGATGCTATGGTGGAAGCGGCCTGGCAAGAAGATAGTGTCATCGGAGCCCGCATGACCGGAGCCGGCTTTGGCGGTTGTACGGTAAACCTTGTCAAAGAAGACGGCCTCGAAGATACCGTTCATCGCATCAGCGAGCGTTACCATCAGGCGACAGGCATTGAACCGAAATTCTATACCGTCACAACAGGTGACGGTGCAAAAGAACTGTAA
- a CDS encoding alpha-galactosidase — MEIHVNERTMEFHLQNNQVSYLFAVMENQQLAHYYFGPALHHEPSFQHLFRKQARAGMACVYEGDLTFSLDVIRQEYPAYGTTDFREPAYHIEAPSGSRATSFTYDSYRIIHGKPALNGLPHVYTDQDNEAATLEITLKDELLELSLILSYTIYRDRPAITRHARILNHGSTPITLDRAMSLSLDLFDADYDMVQLSGSWARERHQHTTPLRPGIQQISSTRGTSSAQQNPFLALKRPDAGEHHGEVYGFSLVYSGNFLTQVEVDQFDVARVSIGINPFDFSWHLGPGESFQTPEAVVVHSSDGLNGMSQTFHSLFRERLARGYWRDRDRPVLINNWEATYFNFDEETLLPIAKSAKELGVELFVLDDGWFGKRDDDTTSLGDWHPDTRKLPEGVTGLAEKITALGLDFGLWFEPEMVNKESELYQAHPEWVLHTPGRSMSHGRNQYVLDFSRKDVVDYIHQKMATILRSAPISYVKWDMNRYMTEIYSQALPANRQKEVPHRYILGVYDLYERLTQAFPEVLFESCASGGARFDPGMLYYAPQAWTSDNTDAVERLKIQYGTSMAYPLSTMGAHVSAVPNHQVHRETSLEMRGDVSLFGMFGYELDLSQFSESEKEQIKEQIKTYKAHRTLLREGTFYRLLSPFDSSGNETAWMVVSPDQSAALVGWYRELARPHPGFKRLLLKGLDPNRVYRIKERDQDIHGSQLMHAGLMLPDESSGSIPPTFEKTGDFVSYVYFLEGH; from the coding sequence ATGGAGATTCACGTCAATGAACGCACGATGGAATTTCACCTGCAGAACAATCAGGTCAGCTACCTGTTTGCAGTGATGGAAAATCAGCAGCTGGCTCACTATTATTTCGGTCCTGCCCTTCACCACGAACCGTCATTTCAGCATCTGTTCAGAAAACAGGCTCGTGCAGGAATGGCCTGCGTGTATGAGGGAGACCTCACCTTTTCACTGGATGTGATCCGTCAGGAATACCCCGCTTATGGCACGACGGATTTCCGGGAGCCTGCCTATCACATCGAAGCACCTTCAGGGAGCCGCGCCACGTCATTTACCTATGACAGCTATCGAATTATCCATGGGAAGCCTGCTCTCAACGGCCTTCCGCACGTATACACCGATCAGGATAATGAAGCAGCCACATTGGAAATCACGTTGAAAGATGAACTCCTCGAGCTGAGCCTGATCCTCTCGTACACCATCTACCGTGACCGGCCGGCAATCACCCGTCACGCCCGTATTCTGAATCACGGTTCAACTCCCATTACTTTGGACCGGGCCATGAGCCTGAGCTTGGATCTGTTCGATGCCGATTATGACATGGTGCAGCTCTCCGGCTCCTGGGCGAGAGAGCGCCATCAGCACACGACACCTCTTCGGCCGGGCATCCAGCAGATCAGCAGCACCCGGGGAACGAGCAGCGCCCAACAGAATCCATTCCTGGCCCTGAAACGTCCCGACGCCGGTGAACACCACGGCGAGGTATACGGCTTCAGCCTTGTATACAGCGGGAACTTCCTCACGCAAGTGGAAGTGGATCAGTTCGATGTCGCCCGGGTATCCATCGGCATCAATCCCTTTGATTTCAGCTGGCACCTCGGACCTGGTGAATCCTTCCAGACACCCGAAGCCGTGGTGGTGCACTCGAGCGATGGCTTAAACGGCATGAGTCAGACATTTCACAGCCTGTTCCGCGAGCGCCTTGCGAGAGGCTACTGGCGTGACCGGGACCGGCCGGTACTGATCAACAACTGGGAAGCAACGTATTTCAACTTCGACGAAGAGACGCTGTTACCTATCGCCAAAAGTGCCAAAGAGCTTGGCGTTGAGCTGTTCGTCCTCGATGACGGCTGGTTCGGGAAGCGCGATGATGACACCACGTCCCTCGGCGACTGGCACCCGGATACCCGGAAGCTGCCTGAGGGCGTTACCGGTCTTGCCGAAAAGATCACAGCCCTCGGATTGGATTTCGGCCTCTGGTTTGAGCCGGAAATGGTCAATAAAGAAAGCGAGCTCTACCAGGCCCATCCAGAATGGGTGCTTCACACACCCGGACGCAGCATGTCCCACGGACGAAATCAGTATGTGCTTGATTTCTCCAGAAAAGACGTGGTGGATTACATCCACCAAAAGATGGCAACGATCTTGAGGAGCGCCCCCATCTCTTACGTCAAATGGGATATGAACCGGTACATGACGGAAATCTATTCACAAGCACTCCCGGCCAACCGGCAAAAAGAAGTGCCACACCGCTATATTCTGGGGGTGTATGATTTGTACGAACGATTGACACAGGCGTTTCCCGAGGTGCTGTTTGAGTCCTGCGCAAGCGGCGGCGCCCGTTTTGACCCGGGCATGCTCTACTACGCACCCCAGGCATGGACCAGCGATAACACGGATGCCGTGGAGCGACTGAAGATTCAATACGGCACATCCATGGCCTACCCCTTAAGCACCATGGGCGCGCACGTGTCCGCAGTACCGAACCATCAGGTTCACCGCGAGACCAGTCTTGAGATGCGCGGTGACGTGTCCCTGTTTGGCATGTTCGGCTACGAACTGGATCTCAGTCAGTTCTCAGAAAGCGAAAAAGAACAGATCAAAGAACAGATCAAAACCTACAAAGCTCACCGGACACTCCTTCGAGAAGGGACCTTTTACCGGCTGTTAAGTCCGTTTGATTCGAGCGGAAACGAGACCGCATGGATGGTCGTCTCGCCGGATCAGTCTGCCGCGCTGGTTGGCTGGTATCGGGAACTCGCCCGGCCACATCCGGGCTTCAAACGCCTGCTGCTGAAAGGACTGGATCCGAACCGCGTTTACCGGATCAAGGAACGGGATCAAGACATCCACGGCAGTCAGCTGATGCATGCCGGGCTGATGCTGCCGGATGAAAGCAGCGGTTCCATCCCGCCTACGTTTGAAAAAACCGGAGATTTCGTGTCGTATGTCTATTTTCTCGAAGGGCACTAA
- a CDS encoding LacI family DNA-binding transcriptional regulator, whose translation MATMKEVAEQSGYSIATVSRVLNHDETLAVTDQTRKRIFEVAEALQYKTVKEKKQVKKNADPSRLRLGMVYYRTEEQELSDPYFLAIRLGIENECARHGITLEKIYREKVSGELDLAIQVDGLIVVGRVSDPEIKSLQNAAKVLTFVDYAPKDFDCDAVVVDFADAMETVLDELVTLGHEEIGFIGGHRHFPPADIVRDERERAFRYYLGTKNLLDESLIFTGDFNTSEGYRLMHEALEEPSKRPSAFFVASDSMAIGAYRAVSEKGLSIPEDLSIVGFNDISASQYLQPSLTTVKVHTEFMGQTAVELMMERLKTRRPIAKKVVIPTHFIRRESITKRV comes from the coding sequence ATGGCAACGATGAAGGAAGTGGCGGAACAATCGGGGTATTCGATCGCGACGGTGTCGAGGGTGCTGAATCACGATGAGACCTTGGCAGTCACCGATCAGACCCGCAAACGGATTTTCGAAGTGGCGGAAGCTCTGCAGTATAAAACAGTCAAGGAAAAAAAGCAGGTAAAAAAAAACGCAGATCCGTCCCGTCTTCGTCTTGGGATGGTGTATTACAGAACAGAAGAGCAGGAGCTGAGTGATCCGTATTTCCTGGCGATCCGTCTGGGTATTGAAAATGAATGTGCCCGTCATGGGATTACTTTGGAGAAAATTTACCGGGAGAAGGTAAGCGGTGAGCTGGATTTAGCGATTCAAGTGGATGGACTGATTGTGGTTGGTCGCGTCAGTGATCCGGAAATCAAGTCTTTGCAAAATGCTGCGAAAGTACTGACGTTTGTGGACTATGCCCCGAAAGATTTTGACTGCGATGCGGTGGTGGTGGATTTTGCCGATGCGATGGAGACGGTGCTTGATGAGCTTGTAACCCTCGGACATGAAGAGATCGGCTTCATTGGGGGTCACCGTCATTTTCCGCCGGCAGATATCGTGAGGGATGAGCGGGAAAGGGCATTTCGCTATTACCTTGGCACGAAGAATCTGCTGGATGAATCACTGATTTTCACCGGTGATTTTAACACCTCTGAAGGGTACCGATTGATGCATGAAGCGTTGGAGGAGCCGTCGAAGAGGCCGTCCGCATTCTTCGTGGCCAGTGATTCCATGGCCATTGGTGCTTATCGGGCGGTTTCCGAAAAGGGTCTGTCGATCCCGGAGGATCTGTCCATTGTCGGGTTCAATGACATCTCCGCTTCCCAGTACTTGCAGCCATCCCTCACCACAGTGAAGGTGCACACGGAATTCATGGGGCAAACGGCAGTGGAGCTCATGATGGAACGATTGAAAACAAGGCGTCCGATTGCGAAGAAGGTCGTGATCCCGACGCATTTCATTCGACGGGAAAGCATTACCAAGCGGGTCTGA
- a CDS encoding glycoside hydrolase family 2 TIM barrel-domain containing protein — MAVNKSSSTPNHKTPENGYPEWNNNPDIFQMNREEAHCDPRVFTSMEAALQGDQERMMDRVSLNGVWQFAYADRPDERDETFYTRSPQDPRFAEIRVPGHLQLQGYDYPHYTNTRYPWEEREALKPPFAPVKYNPVGQYLRTFAVDESWTGDPVYLRFEGVEAAFYLWINGEFVGYSEDSFTPAEFDVTPFVFPGENTVAVEVYHWCDGSWLEDQDFWRFSGIFRDVWLYRTPKEHLRDFRVRTTFENRDGILEVSAALRRYGDVEVGTLTIKADVFTYPDLKPVAKSEVTGTKAKQTLTTTIPSVKKWSAEIPNLYVLVLTLEDKNGYPLEYIHQKVGFRVFKLEDGLMTLNGKPLLFRGVNRHEFMPEKGRAGITRSEMEADVRLMKQYNINAVRTSHYPNHPDFYELCDIYGLYVIDEVNMETHGTWHYGQDGIGETIPGNRPEWTANVLDRSRSLYERDKNHASVIIWSLGNESFGGSNLKAMYDYFKEADPTRLVHYEGIFHHREYDASDMESTMYIPPHKVEEYALEAERSKEAKPYILCEFSHAMGNSLGNFHKYADLFLKYPILQGGFIWDWRDQALWHKREDGSPFLAYGGDFGDTPTDGNFSGNGLIFANSQVTPKLIEAKKGYEPARIDFLGDHIMVTNDFAFLDLGSFRCQWKLLVNGEVEREGTLSLKGAPGSSHAYPLTLPDVSEGEQILEVSLVLDEDARWAKAGHEVAFEQFTLNDIEYSGPSTSENKIRIVREDQEMVQVEAGESLLTFNPSTGDWSGLAHNGEDFLKSPWRPNFWRAMTDNDRGSGLIQRSEVWRKAGNARRLQSFTASEDENGVKIQVRYALPDAGTSIFDLEYQIAADGAVAVAFTLTPDDAMPEIPEVGMLVALRGEVDHLAWYGRGPHESYQDRYRSARLGIFESPVADRVTPYLKPQECGNITGLRWLSLSGGLRQKLMIQGDGQVEANALPYTPEELEAASHVDQLPKSDHTVLRVNALQMGVGGDDSWGQKTHDEYTLFSNRSYSGRFEVKVIN; from the coding sequence ATGGCAGTAAATAAATCTAGTTCAACACCCAATCACAAGACACCGGAAAACGGTTATCCTGAGTGGAATAACAACCCGGACATCTTTCAGATGAACCGCGAAGAGGCACACTGTGACCCCCGCGTGTTCACTTCAATGGAAGCGGCGCTTCAAGGGGATCAAGAGAGGATGATGGACCGGGTGTCGTTAAACGGGGTATGGCAGTTCGCCTATGCTGATCGGCCTGATGAACGGGATGAAACATTTTACACCCGTTCACCACAGGATCCCCGGTTTGCAGAGATCCGGGTACCCGGCCATCTGCAGCTTCAGGGATATGATTATCCCCACTACACGAATACCCGCTATCCGTGGGAAGAGCGTGAAGCGTTAAAGCCGCCGTTCGCACCGGTAAAATACAATCCCGTTGGGCAGTACCTTCGCACGTTCGCGGTTGACGAAAGCTGGACAGGCGACCCGGTTTATCTCCGGTTTGAAGGGGTGGAAGCGGCATTTTATCTGTGGATCAACGGGGAATTTGTCGGCTACAGTGAAGACAGTTTCACGCCTGCGGAATTTGATGTGACACCGTTCGTTTTTCCTGGGGAGAATACCGTGGCGGTGGAAGTATACCACTGGTGTGACGGGAGCTGGCTTGAAGATCAGGATTTCTGGCGCTTCAGTGGCATTTTCCGGGATGTCTGGCTGTACCGGACACCGAAGGAGCACCTCAGGGATTTCCGGGTCCGGACAACTTTCGAGAACCGTGACGGAATCCTTGAAGTTTCTGCGGCATTGCGCCGTTATGGTGATGTGGAAGTGGGAACCTTGACGATAAAGGCTGACGTCTTTACGTATCCGGACCTTAAACCGGTGGCGAAGAGTGAGGTCACAGGAACAAAAGCAAAACAGACGTTGACAACAACCATCCCCTCCGTGAAAAAATGGTCTGCGGAAATACCGAATCTGTATGTGCTCGTTTTGACTCTGGAGGATAAAAATGGTTATCCGCTAGAGTATATTCATCAGAAAGTCGGGTTCCGGGTATTCAAGCTTGAAGACGGTCTGATGACATTAAACGGTAAGCCGCTGTTGTTTCGTGGCGTGAATCGGCATGAATTTATGCCGGAAAAAGGCCGGGCCGGTATTACACGAAGTGAGATGGAAGCGGATGTCCGTTTGATGAAGCAATACAATATCAATGCCGTGCGCACGTCCCATTACCCGAATCACCCGGATTTTTATGAGCTGTGTGATATTTACGGGCTCTATGTGATCGATGAAGTGAATATGGAGACACATGGCACCTGGCACTACGGGCAAGACGGGATTGGCGAAACCATTCCCGGGAACCGCCCGGAGTGGACGGCAAACGTCCTGGATCGCAGCCGGTCCCTTTACGAACGGGACAAAAACCATGCATCGGTGATCATCTGGTCACTCGGGAATGAATCCTTTGGCGGTTCAAACCTGAAAGCGATGTATGATTATTTCAAGGAAGCAGATCCGACGCGGCTGGTACACTACGAAGGGATTTTCCACCACCGGGAATACGATGCGTCAGACATGGAGAGTACGATGTACATTCCGCCGCACAAAGTGGAGGAATATGCACTGGAAGCTGAACGATCCAAAGAGGCCAAGCCCTATATTCTCTGTGAATTCAGCCATGCTATGGGTAACTCCCTTGGGAACTTCCACAAATACGCGGATCTGTTCTTGAAATACCCGATATTACAAGGCGGATTTATCTGGGATTGGCGTGATCAGGCGCTTTGGCATAAGCGGGAGGATGGCTCGCCGTTTCTCGCTTACGGTGGCGATTTCGGCGATACGCCAACGGATGGGAACTTCTCAGGAAATGGTTTGATATTCGCAAACAGTCAGGTAACGCCGAAACTGATTGAAGCGAAAAAAGGTTATGAACCCGCCCGTATCGACTTCCTGGGCGATCATATAATGGTGACAAATGATTTTGCTTTTCTGGATTTGGGGAGTTTCCGATGCCAATGGAAATTGCTCGTAAACGGTGAAGTGGAACGGGAAGGCACCCTTTCCCTCAAGGGTGCCCCGGGTTCATCCCACGCCTATCCACTGACATTGCCGGATGTTTCGGAGGGGGAACAGATTCTTGAAGTAAGCCTGGTGCTGGATGAAGATGCACGCTGGGCGAAAGCAGGACATGAAGTAGCTTTTGAGCAATTTACATTAAACGACATTGAATATTCCGGTCCATCAACTTCCGAAAATAAGATCCGGATTGTCAGAGAAGATCAGGAAATGGTTCAAGTGGAAGCCGGGGAATCGCTTTTGACATTCAACCCGTCAACGGGCGACTGGTCCGGATTGGCCCATAATGGTGAAGACTTTTTGAAAAGTCCGTGGCGTCCGAATTTTTGGCGGGCGATGACGGACAACGACAGAGGCAGTGGACTGATTCAGCGCAGTGAGGTCTGGCGAAAAGCAGGAAACGCCCGCCGCCTGCAGTCTTTCACAGCTTCTGAAGATGAGAACGGCGTCAAAATACAGGTTCGCTATGCCTTGCCGGACGCCGGTACATCGATCTTTGATCTTGAGTATCAGATTGCAGCGGATGGGGCGGTGGCGGTCGCATTTACATTGACGCCGGATGACGCCATGCCGGAGATTCCTGAAGTGGGGATGCTGGTGGCGCTTCGTGGAGAGGTGGACCACCTTGCCTGGTATGGTCGCGGGCCGCATGAATCCTATCAGGACCGTTACCGCTCTGCGAGGTTGGGTATATTTGAAAGCCCCGTCGCTGATCGTGTCACTCCTTATCTGAAGCCGCAGGAATGCGGGAACATCACCGGCCTTCGCTGGTTGAGCTTGTCAGGTGGATTACGTCAAAAGCTGATGATTCAGGGAGACGGGCAGGTTGAGGCGAACGCGCTGCCGTATACACCGGAAGAACTTGAAGCTGCATCGCATGTGGACCAGTTGCCGAAATCGGATCATACGGTACTTCGTGTCAATGCCCTTCAGATGGGTGTCGGCGGTGACGACAGCTGGGGGCAGAAGACCCATGATGAATATACGCTGTTTTCGAATCGGAGCTATTCTGGAAGGTTCGAGGTGAAAGTGATAAATTGA
- a CDS encoding carbohydrate ABC transporter permease: MKKRIMIMLRKIGLYSALLLGVILSVFPFYWMFIGATNPSGAIFSVPPNLIPGDHLVENFRNLNEGVGIIRVMMNSLIIAVTFTVISVMISASAGYAFAKYKFKGRDPIFFTLLLAIMIPYHVTLIPLFQLMADLDWLNTYRAVILPNLAYPFAIFLMRQNMRSVPDALIEAARVDGAGEFKIFFTIILPTMRPALAAVAIFLFMFQWNNFLWPLVALGDSSMHTLPVALSGLVGMSRIDYGQIMLGTTISTLPIMIFFLLLQKQFISGILGGSVKE; the protein is encoded by the coding sequence ATGAAGAAACGAATCATGATCATGTTACGAAAAATCGGTCTCTATTCTGCACTGCTTCTTGGTGTGATTCTATCTGTTTTTCCTTTCTATTGGATGTTTATCGGGGCTACAAATCCGTCCGGGGCGATCTTCAGCGTGCCGCCGAATCTGATTCCGGGCGATCACCTCGTGGAAAATTTTCGGAATTTAAACGAGGGTGTTGGCATCATTCGGGTCATGATGAACTCTTTGATTATTGCTGTAACGTTTACGGTCATCAGCGTAATGATTTCCGCTTCTGCCGGGTATGCCTTTGCGAAGTATAAATTCAAAGGGCGTGACCCGATCTTCTTTACGCTGCTTCTGGCAATCATGATACCGTATCACGTGACGCTCATCCCGCTCTTTCAGCTGATGGCGGATCTGGATTGGCTGAATACGTACCGGGCTGTCATTCTGCCGAATCTGGCCTATCCGTTTGCGATCTTTCTGATGCGTCAGAATATGCGCTCTGTTCCGGATGCTTTGATTGAAGCGGCGCGTGTGGACGGTGCTGGAGAATTCAAGATCTTCTTTACCATTATCCTGCCGACCATGCGCCCGGCGCTTGCTGCAGTTGCGATCTTTTTGTTCATGTTCCAGTGGAATAACTTCCTATGGCCGCTGGTTGCTTTAGGTGACAGCTCCATGCACACCTTGCCGGTAGCATTATCTGGTCTCGTTGGCATGTCGCGCATCGACTATGGACAGATTATGCTGGGTACGACGATTTCAACTTTACCGATTATGATCTTCTTCCTGCTTCTGCAAAAGCAGTTCATCTCCGGGATTCTCGGAGGCTCTGTGAAGGAGTAG